The following are encoded in a window of Brevibacillus ruminantium genomic DNA:
- a CDS encoding response regulator transcription factor, translated as MILVVDDDQSIVELLRDFLENDHFQVVTANDASQAWTVFQQNTVHCIILDIMMPGQNGFDFCRRIRTKSNVPILFLSARSDDVDKIRGLALGGDDYIVKTASAGEIVARVKAVLRRTGSQQSSTVTVLDYGRLKLDLSTREVFVDGTNVSLTPKEYELLRLFAEHPRQVFTYEQLLEKFWDGIGDKHTIRVHLSRLRDKIELDPNRPQYLTNVWGVGYRFEAIT; from the coding sequence ATGATCTTGGTCGTGGACGATGACCAGAGCATCGTTGAACTATTGAGGGACTTTTTGGAGAATGATCATTTTCAGGTCGTTACAGCTAATGACGCGTCGCAAGCATGGACAGTGTTTCAACAGAACACGGTTCATTGCATTATCCTGGACATTATGATGCCGGGACAAAACGGATTTGACTTCTGCCGGCGCATTCGGACAAAGAGCAACGTTCCGATTCTGTTCCTGAGTGCTCGCAGCGATGATGTAGACAAGATTCGCGGGCTGGCTCTCGGCGGTGATGATTATATTGTGAAAACCGCTTCAGCGGGCGAGATCGTTGCCCGCGTAAAGGCTGTTCTGCGACGCACGGGATCGCAGCAATCAAGCACGGTTACGGTATTGGACTATGGCCGGCTCAAGCTTGATTTGTCCACAAGAGAAGTTTTCGTCGATGGAACGAACGTCTCGCTCACACCGAAGGAATATGAGCTGCTGCGTTTGTTTGCAGAGCATCCGAGACAGGTGTTTACCTATGAGCAATTGCTCGAGAAGTTCTGGGATGGCATCGGTGATAAGCATACGATTCGCGTCCATCTGAGCCGTCTTCGTGACAAGATCGAGCTCGATCCAAATCGGCCGCAATATCTGACCAACGTATGGGGCGTCGGTTATCGTTTCGAGGCGATAACATGA
- a CDS encoding sensor histidine kinase: MRKLRIRTYFLLSLVLFLSLPWIFFVAAHFITTQSLHIGGNRPDSYTVHMVAAFAGLLLAFFLVGVRMRKLLLMPLERMSQAARKIAEGDLDVQLPQSTIREVAEVRDGFEVMVNGLQSAHQKQAELEEERRFVIAAVAHDLRTPLFALRGYLDGLEQGIARTPEQAAKYVAVCKEKSAQLDRLVEDLFAFTKIEYRETELSENTADLHDIVQKSIDSLEPQAQQKHISILAHYGMDDCVIRGDAHLLERAISNLLDNAVRYTPAYGRILVQCRRKEDRAAFTIRDSGPGFGPEELRRIFEPLYRGEQSRNRATGGAGLGLTISQRIIHRHGGELVAGNHPDGGAILTVWLPADNR; the protein is encoded by the coding sequence ATGAGGAAGCTTCGGATTCGCACCTATTTTTTGCTCAGCTTGGTGCTCTTTTTGTCGCTGCCATGGATTTTCTTTGTGGCGGCACACTTCATCACGACCCAATCGTTGCATATTGGTGGGAACCGGCCGGATTCGTATACGGTTCATATGGTTGCTGCGTTCGCAGGGCTGCTTCTCGCTTTCTTTCTTGTAGGCGTTCGTATGCGAAAACTTCTTCTCATGCCTCTTGAGAGGATGAGCCAGGCAGCACGGAAAATTGCTGAAGGGGATTTGGACGTTCAGCTTCCCCAGTCGACCATCAGGGAGGTCGCCGAGGTTCGAGATGGATTTGAAGTCATGGTGAATGGACTGCAAAGCGCTCACCAAAAGCAGGCGGAGCTGGAGGAGGAACGTCGATTCGTTATCGCAGCCGTCGCGCATGACCTGCGGACACCGTTATTTGCCTTGCGCGGTTATTTGGACGGGCTTGAGCAAGGCATTGCCCGAACACCGGAGCAAGCAGCGAAGTATGTGGCCGTTTGCAAGGAGAAATCGGCGCAATTAGACCGATTGGTTGAGGATCTTTTCGCTTTTACAAAGATAGAGTATAGGGAAACAGAGCTAAGCGAGAACACAGCTGACCTTCACGATATTGTACAAAAATCAATCGACAGTCTGGAGCCGCAAGCGCAGCAGAAGCACATCTCGATACTCGCCCATTACGGGATGGATGACTGTGTGATTAGAGGGGATGCACACTTATTGGAGCGCGCGATCAGCAATCTATTGGATAATGCTGTGCGGTACACACCAGCTTATGGACGAATTCTCGTTCAATGCCGCCGGAAGGAAGACCGAGCAGCGTTCACGATCCGCGATTCAGGTCCGGGGTTTGGGCCAGAGGAGCTAAGACGTATTTTTGAACCACTCTATCGGGGGGAGCAATCGAGAAATCGTGCGACGGGAGGTGCCGGATTGGGGCTGACCATATCACAGCGAATCATCCATCGGCATGGGGGCGAGCTTGTTGCAGGCAACCACCCGGACGGAGGCGCAATCCTGACAGTCTGGCTTCCTGCCGATAATCGATAA
- a CDS encoding universal stress protein, producing MYKKILLPYDGSPHSERALQEVVKMVPEWKQDVRITLMHVVPSPPVSVYQLYLKTDINVDGIIERQGEEVLEKAAALLQEKGILYDLDVKVGDPAHEICLQSKMDNYDLIVMGSRGMGYIKELMLGSVSHKVLQHTHCPVLIVK from the coding sequence ATGTACAAAAAAATCCTTTTGCCGTACGATGGATCGCCACATTCGGAGAGAGCCCTGCAAGAGGTTGTCAAAATGGTTCCAGAGTGGAAGCAGGATGTCCGTATTACGCTGATGCATGTAGTGCCATCTCCGCCCGTTTCGGTATACCAGCTTTACCTGAAGACGGATATCAACGTCGACGGAATTATCGAGCGTCAGGGGGAAGAGGTGTTGGAAAAAGCAGCCGCTTTGCTGCAGGAAAAAGGCATCCTCTATGATCTCGATGTAAAGGTAGGCGATCCCGCCCATGAAATCTGTCTGCAAAGCAAGATGGACAATTATGACCTGATTGTGATGGGCAGCCGCGGCATGGGCTATATCAAAGAGCTTATGCTGGGAAGTGTTAGCCATAAAGTGTTGCAGCATACGCATTGTCCGGTGCTGATTGTGAAATGA
- the abc-f gene encoding ribosomal protection-like ABC-F family protein, translating into MLLMEAREIAKSYGDRLIFEAKKLEVFYGDRIGIVGQNGAGKSTLMHILAGIRESDAGQVNWYGSTALIQQIDQEEEAKETTKHVRKRWGIAHIHTQMSGGESVRLKIAAAMEQQAPLLFADEPTSHLDMSGIRQLEEALLTYDGAVILISHDRELLDTICTRIWEVEEGGVHEYKGNYSDYRDQKQKKREREWFEYEEYRKEKERLTQAIIDTKQRAGEIRKAPKRMGNSEARLHKRKADGIRQKVERASVSLQSRLERLEKKEKPKEQPVVRFDTNAGEQHGRTIIQVQDITRRVETKTLFKRLSFSVRPGQKVAMIGANGSGKSTLLSMIYHQEKGIYTAPSSKVGYFSQMLSILDENKSIWDNVRESSSHPETTIRTALARMLFKRDEIHKPVSVLSGGERVKTALAKVFLGDYNLLLLDEPTNFLDIPTQEELERILAEFPGTILFASHDRKLIHRLADAVLSLDEERPVLFSGTFQEYLDRSKQPRPGREEERLVLETRLTDLIGRLSSPKLQPAEKEKLEQSYRETLRQLKEMGKD; encoded by the coding sequence ATGCTACTGATGGAAGCGCGAGAGATTGCGAAAAGCTATGGGGACAGACTCATCTTTGAAGCCAAAAAGCTGGAGGTGTTTTACGGGGACCGGATTGGGATCGTCGGCCAAAACGGAGCCGGAAAAAGCACACTGATGCATATTCTTGCAGGGATTCGTGAGTCTGACGCAGGTCAGGTCAACTGGTACGGATCTACCGCCTTGATCCAGCAGATCGACCAAGAGGAAGAAGCCAAGGAGACAACAAAACACGTCAGAAAGCGCTGGGGCATCGCACACATTCACACCCAGATGAGCGGGGGCGAATCAGTCCGGCTCAAAATCGCTGCGGCCATGGAACAGCAAGCCCCGCTTCTCTTTGCCGATGAACCAACCAGCCATCTCGACATGAGCGGGATACGGCAGTTAGAGGAGGCACTTCTCACCTACGATGGCGCAGTTATTCTGATCTCCCACGACCGGGAGCTGCTGGATACGATCTGTACCCGCATCTGGGAAGTGGAAGAGGGAGGGGTGCATGAGTACAAGGGAAATTACTCCGACTATCGGGACCAGAAGCAGAAAAAGCGGGAGCGGGAGTGGTTTGAGTACGAGGAGTATCGTAAAGAAAAAGAGCGGTTGACCCAGGCGATCATCGACACCAAGCAGCGGGCAGGCGAAATTCGAAAGGCGCCAAAGCGGATGGGGAATTCAGAAGCCCGTTTGCATAAAAGAAAAGCAGACGGCATACGGCAAAAAGTGGAGAGGGCCTCAGTCAGCTTGCAGAGTCGCCTGGAAAGACTGGAGAAAAAGGAAAAGCCGAAGGAGCAGCCCGTCGTCAGATTTGATACCAACGCTGGAGAGCAGCATGGACGTACGATTATCCAGGTCCAGGACATCACCCGGCGCGTGGAGACGAAAACGTTGTTCAAGCGGCTTTCTTTCTCGGTCCGCCCCGGTCAAAAGGTAGCGATGATCGGAGCGAATGGCAGCGGAAAATCGACGCTTCTTTCGATGATCTATCACCAAGAAAAGGGCATCTATACAGCGCCAAGCAGTAAAGTGGGGTACTTCAGCCAGATGTTATCCATCCTCGATGAAAACAAGAGTATCTGGGACAACGTCAGAGAAAGCAGCAGCCATCCGGAAACGACCATTCGCACGGCTCTCGCGCGGATGCTGTTTAAAAGGGATGAGATCCACAAGCCTGTTTCGGTTTTAAGCGGCGGTGAACGTGTAAAAACTGCATTGGCGAAGGTTTTTCTGGGCGATTACAATCTCCTGCTGCTGGATGAACCGACCAACTTTCTGGATATCCCTACCCAAGAGGAGCTGGAGCGAATTCTTGCGGAGTTTCCCGGAACCATTTTGTTTGCCTCCCATGACCGCAAATTGATTCACCGTCTTGCCGATGCTGTGCTTAGTCTGGATGAAGAGCGGCCCGTACTTTTTTCTGGAACCTTTCAAGAATACCTGGATCGGAGCAAGCAACCGAGGCCAGGGCGGGAAGAAGAGCGACTGGTGTTGGAAACCAGACTTACCGATTTGATCGGCCGCCTGTCTTCGCCCAAGCTTCAGCCAGCGGAGAAGGAGAAATTGGAGCAAAGCTACCGGGAAACCTTGAGACAATTAAAAGAGATGGGGAAGGATTAA
- a CDS encoding MFS transporter, whose translation MKDTESLWTKNFILLAVANFLLFVAFQMLIPTLPLYVTQRGGDQVAVGLVISIFTVSALLIRPFAGKALDSIGRKPVLLGGLLIFFLSVSGYYWMATVALVLMVRFVHGIGWGITTTAFGTIASDLIPARRRGEGMGYFGMFSNLAMALGPMFGLWLVDFKGYGWMFAISAFLTVAALFMTRLVSIKEPDHVSGKANQQATPSPSGAATLASDLVEKKALFPALLALFFGITYGGIVSFITLFGQEVGIGQVGLFFLFNAVSLMLIRPFAGQLFDRKGHVWVLIPGALLAGAGLLVLSSITSAVGLAVAAVLFGAGFGAVQPSLQAWTINRVPPHRRGAANGTFFSAFDLGIGSGAMLLGALAKVTGFAAMYRYSALFVALFLLSYVVYLKRGGDRQEENDPQSS comes from the coding sequence ATGAAAGATACAGAGTCCCTTTGGACGAAAAATTTTATCCTCTTGGCAGTAGCCAACTTTCTGCTATTTGTCGCTTTTCAGATGTTGATCCCGACGCTTCCGCTTTATGTGACGCAGCGCGGCGGCGATCAGGTCGCTGTCGGACTGGTGATCAGCATTTTTACAGTGTCGGCGCTCCTGATCCGTCCGTTCGCAGGCAAGGCCCTTGATTCGATCGGCAGGAAGCCGGTGCTGCTGGGAGGGTTGCTCATCTTTTTCCTGTCTGTTTCCGGGTATTACTGGATGGCAACAGTAGCTCTAGTTTTGATGGTTCGCTTTGTTCACGGGATTGGCTGGGGAATTACGACGACAGCCTTCGGGACGATTGCATCCGATTTGATTCCGGCCAGACGGCGAGGTGAGGGCATGGGCTATTTCGGCATGTTCAGCAATCTGGCGATGGCACTCGGACCGATGTTTGGATTGTGGCTGGTCGACTTCAAAGGGTACGGCTGGATGTTTGCTATCTCAGCTTTCCTGACAGTTGCGGCACTATTCATGACCAGACTGGTTTCGATCAAAGAGCCGGACCATGTATCTGGGAAAGCGAACCAGCAAGCCACCCCATCCCCATCGGGAGCCGCTACGCTGGCGAGTGATCTGGTCGAAAAAAAGGCGCTGTTTCCAGCTCTGCTGGCCCTGTTTTTTGGCATTACCTACGGGGGGATCGTCAGTTTTATTACGCTCTTTGGCCAAGAGGTGGGGATCGGTCAAGTGGGTTTGTTCTTCCTGTTCAATGCCGTCTCTTTGATGCTGATTCGTCCTTTTGCCGGGCAATTGTTTGACCGCAAAGGGCATGTCTGGGTCTTGATCCCGGGGGCATTGCTGGCAGGAGCGGGCTTGCTGGTTCTCTCGTCGATCACCTCAGCTGTTGGATTGGCTGTTGCTGCCGTTTTGTTTGGAGCGGGCTTCGGTGCTGTACAGCCCTCTCTGCAGGCATGGACGATTAACCGTGTGCCTCCGCATCGGCGCGGCGCAGCAAATGGGACGTTCTTTTCCGCCTTTGATCTAGGTATCGGCTCCGGGGCCATGCTGCTTGGAGCGCTTGCCAAAGTGACGGGCTTTGCCGCGATGTATCGGTACTCCGCGCTTTTCGTCGCCCTTTTTCTGCTCAGCTATGTTGTTTATTTGAAACGCGGCGGAGACAGGCAGGAGGAAAACGATCCACAGTCTTCATAA
- the gyrA gene encoding DNA gyrase subunit A: MAEETARFPKVDISHEMKESFLSYAMSVIVSRALPDVRDGLKPVHRRILYAMHDMGLTPDKGFRKSANVVGEVMANYHPHGDSAIYETMVRMAQDFNMRYLLVEGQGNFGSVDGDPAAAMRYTESRMSKLALELLRDIDKETVNFAPNYDGRKEEPLVLPSRFPNLLVNGSTGIAVGMATNIPPHNLTEVIDGVVAMIDNPNITLHEIMKIIKGPDFPTSGEILGYSGIRRAYETGRGSIIMRAKTMIEEERGKPRIIVTELPYQVNKARLVEKIAELVREKKLDGITDLRDESDRKGMRIVIELRRDVVPKVVLNNLFKYTQMQSTFGVNMLALVDNRPRVLNLRDMLYYYLQHQREIIRRRTEYDLRQAEARAHILEGLRIALDHIDEIISLIRASQTTEEAREGLITQYGLSYEQAQAILDMRLQRLTGLEREKIENEYQELMAKIAELRAILADENKIYAIVREELEEIKEKFGDDRRTIITFDEESIEDADLIPEEDVVITLTHDGYIKRLPVATYRSQKRGGRGIQGIGTKDDDFVEHLYITNSHDHIMFFTSKGKVYRLKGYEIPDLSRTAKGTPIINLIQIEKGERVSAVIPVKEFSEDSYLFFGTKKGIIKKTDLAAYANIRRGGLFAVNLREDDELIAVRLTDGNQEIIIGTRNGMSVRFKESDVRTMGRSATGVKGISLDDDDDVIDLDVIKPNAEVLIVTANGYGKRTPVDEYRIQSRGGKGIKTHNVTERSGHVVGLKVVEPEEDLMIITTSGIIIRTEMKGISVMGRYTQGVKLIRLSENEQVGSVAKVPPSDDEDEDQDQLLERAEGDESPAFEERLETEDSLDSSDPQSGDDSEEE; this comes from the coding sequence ATGGCTGAAGAAACAGCTCGGTTTCCTAAAGTTGACATTAGTCATGAGATGAAAGAATCGTTCCTTAGCTATGCGATGAGCGTGATTGTCAGCCGTGCCTTGCCAGATGTCCGTGACGGATTAAAGCCGGTTCATCGGCGTATTCTGTATGCCATGCACGACATGGGGCTGACCCCTGATAAAGGGTTCCGTAAATCGGCAAACGTAGTCGGGGAAGTAATGGCTAACTACCATCCACACGGTGACAGTGCCATTTATGAAACGATGGTACGGATGGCTCAAGATTTCAACATGCGCTATCTCCTGGTCGAAGGACAAGGAAACTTCGGTTCCGTGGACGGTGACCCGGCGGCGGCAATGCGTTATACCGAATCCCGCATGTCCAAGCTTGCATTGGAATTACTGCGCGATATTGATAAAGAGACGGTCAATTTCGCTCCCAACTACGATGGACGAAAAGAAGAGCCGCTTGTTTTGCCGTCCCGTTTTCCGAATCTCTTGGTAAACGGTTCGACGGGGATTGCCGTCGGGATGGCGACCAATATCCCGCCGCATAACCTGACAGAAGTGATTGACGGCGTGGTTGCGATGATCGACAACCCGAATATTACGCTGCATGAAATCATGAAGATCATCAAGGGACCTGATTTCCCGACATCTGGTGAAATCCTGGGGTACAGCGGTATTCGTCGTGCCTATGAAACAGGGCGCGGTTCGATTATCATGCGTGCCAAAACCATGATTGAGGAAGAAAGAGGGAAGCCGCGCATCATTGTAACAGAGCTTCCTTACCAGGTGAATAAAGCACGGCTTGTCGAAAAGATCGCTGAGCTCGTTCGGGAAAAGAAACTGGACGGCATTACTGATTTGCGTGATGAATCCGACCGCAAAGGGATGCGAATCGTGATCGAGCTGCGCCGTGATGTGGTACCCAAAGTTGTTTTGAACAATCTGTTCAAGTATACGCAGATGCAGAGCACCTTTGGTGTGAACATGCTGGCGCTGGTCGACAACCGTCCTCGCGTGCTCAATCTGCGCGACATGCTGTACTACTATCTCCAGCATCAACGGGAGATCATTCGCAGACGGACAGAGTACGATCTGAGACAGGCCGAGGCACGCGCTCATATTTTGGAGGGTCTGCGGATTGCGCTTGATCATATCGACGAGATCATCAGTCTGATTCGTGCTTCGCAAACGACAGAAGAGGCGCGGGAAGGCTTGATTACCCAGTATGGCTTGAGCTATGAACAGGCACAAGCGATCCTCGATATGCGACTGCAGCGATTGACCGGTCTGGAACGGGAGAAAATCGAGAACGAATACCAGGAGCTTATGGCCAAAATTGCTGAGCTTCGGGCTATTCTTGCCGATGAAAACAAAATCTATGCGATCGTCCGCGAAGAACTTGAGGAAATCAAGGAGAAGTTTGGCGACGATCGCCGCACGATCATCACCTTTGATGAGGAAAGCATCGAGGATGCCGATCTGATACCAGAGGAAGACGTGGTGATTACGCTCACACATGATGGGTATATCAAACGTCTGCCTGTTGCTACCTATCGCTCCCAGAAGCGGGGTGGCCGCGGTATACAGGGAATCGGCACCAAGGATGATGACTTCGTCGAGCATCTGTATATCACCAATTCCCACGATCACATCATGTTCTTTACCAGCAAGGGGAAAGTCTACCGGTTGAAAGGATACGAGATCCCTGATCTCAGCCGGACAGCCAAGGGAACACCGATCATCAACCTGATCCAGATTGAAAAAGGAGAACGGGTCAGCGCCGTTATCCCGGTAAAAGAGTTCAGTGAGGACAGCTATCTGTTCTTTGGAACGAAAAAAGGGATTATCAAGAAGACGGACCTGGCTGCTTACGCCAACATCAGAAGAGGCGGGCTGTTTGCCGTCAACCTGCGTGAGGATGATGAACTGATTGCCGTACGACTGACAGATGGCAACCAGGAGATCATTATAGGTACGCGCAATGGGATGTCTGTCCGCTTCAAGGAAAGCGACGTCCGTACGATGGGACGGAGCGCTACCGGGGTCAAGGGCATTTCGCTTGATGATGATGACGATGTAATCGATTTGGACGTGATCAAACCAAACGCCGAAGTGCTGATCGTGACTGCAAATGGTTACGGAAAACGTACGCCGGTTGACGAATATCGCATCCAATCCCGTGGCGGTAAAGGAATCAAGACGCATAATGTGACAGAGCGCAGCGGACATGTCGTGGGCCTGAAGGTTGTAGAGCCAGAGGAAGATCTGATGATCATCACAACATCGGGTATTATTATCCGTACGGAAATGAAAGGAATTTCCGTGATGGGCCGCTATACGCAAGGTGTGAAACTGATTCGCTTGTCTGAAAATGAACAAGTTGGTTCTGTAGCCAAGGTTCCTCCGAGTGATGATGAGGACGAAGATCAGGATCAGCTGCTGGAGCGAGCAGAGGGAGATGAATCCCCAGCTTTTGAAGAGAGACTGGAAACAGAAGACTCCCTAGACTCCTCTGACCCTCAAAGCGGAGACGATTCGGAAGAGGAGTAA
- a CDS encoding HD-GYP domain-containing protein, with product MPIIEVKRTIAGAKLAEDVHTMLGGLLFSKGTTLYEKELEFLEAFLIDRIVIEETDGSRIAGTEDAKGESTANKAVLIGSESRDKPQFQTSFEKAVSTFKNLVIRVQGGQNIPVMEVREVITPLLSEVQEKPEILLSLHRISRMESYAYEHSIAVGLISYMIARWIQVPEKEWMQVALAGTLLDIGKTKIDRRILQKPGKLTTEEFEEVKKHPLYGYQLIKASPGLSEGVALAVLQHHEREDGSGYPLGLTGSKLHLYSKVVAVADVFHAMCSNRVYQKAKSTYIVAEQLLEDSFGKLDPQIVHTFVKRITRFAAGTLVELSDGTIGKIIFTDSNHPTRPMIEMNGSIINLVENRNLSIVKVWK from the coding sequence TTGCCCATCATAGAGGTAAAAAGGACCATTGCCGGAGCGAAGTTAGCAGAAGACGTGCACACCATGTTGGGAGGATTGCTCTTTTCCAAAGGGACAACCCTGTATGAAAAGGAATTGGAGTTTCTCGAGGCTTTTTTGATCGATCGGATCGTCATTGAAGAAACGGATGGATCGAGAATAGCTGGTACAGAGGATGCCAAAGGAGAATCAACTGCCAACAAAGCTGTTTTAATCGGTTCGGAAAGTCGGGATAAGCCCCAGTTTCAGACATCATTTGAAAAGGCAGTTTCTACGTTTAAAAACCTTGTAATCCGTGTGCAGGGAGGACAGAACATCCCTGTCATGGAAGTGCGCGAGGTGATTACACCACTCCTTTCGGAGGTACAGGAAAAACCGGAAATCCTGCTGAGTCTGCATCGAATTTCCAGAATGGAAAGCTATGCGTATGAACACTCCATAGCGGTCGGGTTGATTTCCTATATGATTGCCCGATGGATTCAGGTGCCCGAGAAGGAATGGATGCAGGTAGCGCTGGCAGGCACCCTGCTCGACATCGGCAAGACCAAGATCGACAGGCGAATCTTGCAAAAACCGGGGAAATTGACGACGGAAGAATTTGAAGAAGTCAAGAAGCACCCACTTTATGGTTATCAATTGATCAAGGCATCACCGGGTCTAAGCGAAGGGGTTGCTTTGGCCGTCCTGCAGCATCATGAGAGAGAGGATGGTTCAGGCTATCCGCTGGGGCTGACGGGATCAAAACTTCATCTCTATAGTAAAGTGGTAGCGGTAGCTGATGTTTTTCATGCTATGTGTTCTAATCGTGTTTATCAGAAAGCAAAATCAACGTATATCGTAGCGGAACAACTGCTGGAAGACAGCTTTGGCAAATTGGATCCGCAAATCGTCCATACGTTTGTCAAGCGGATTACCCGATTTGCCGCGGGCACGCTGGTAGAGTTGAGTGACGGAACCATCGGGAAGATCATTTTCACAGACAGCAATCACCCAACTCGCCCCATGATTGAGATGAACGGGAGTATTATCAACCTGGTCGAGAATCGAAACCTCTCGATTGTGAAGGTATGGAAGTAG
- a CDS encoding YaaC family protein, with translation MEAWSYLRLLETEPAARSFLQESYQKKGLAHAERLAFQQSTRFLYTWKQARLFYESAGKAALSIRPLLLFYGCIHLLKGWLIVMDPDYPQNSKVLQHGVTTRKVKRSHYQFLKDEVRPQKEGLFSHLAGLLTVSPLQDRYGMRELFSYLPALREPLQAVTDFPSPWVAILSSKLVDQDKKEELYALQFPSALEGALAFSEETFRQFFKRFLQSDSLPSLQWLQGQKTMAISSSRLSVLEDHPLLRCQQGTWYFWNGDNGSLPLPEWATHYLLLYVLSMLSRYDTECWGELVLTHSYSEQFLIETFLDYHEKVFATVIMGQMQKNNT, from the coding sequence ATGGAAGCTTGGTCCTATCTGCGATTACTGGAAACAGAACCAGCCGCTCGTTCCTTTTTACAGGAAAGCTATCAAAAGAAAGGCTTGGCTCATGCTGAACGCCTTGCTTTTCAACAAAGCACCCGCTTTTTGTATACCTGGAAACAGGCTCGCTTGTTTTACGAATCGGCAGGAAAGGCGGCACTCTCGATTAGGCCTCTGCTTTTGTTTTACGGCTGCATTCATCTTTTGAAGGGCTGGCTGATTGTCATGGACCCCGATTATCCGCAAAACAGCAAAGTGCTTCAGCATGGCGTAACCACCCGAAAAGTAAAACGAAGCCATTATCAATTTTTGAAAGATGAGGTACGTCCACAAAAAGAAGGTCTCTTTTCGCACCTTGCCGGGCTTCTCACGGTATCTCCGCTGCAAGACCGGTATGGGATGCGAGAATTGTTTTCCTATTTGCCAGCGTTACGCGAACCATTACAAGCAGTCACAGACTTCCCTTCTCCCTGGGTTGCCATTCTCTCAAGCAAGTTGGTGGATCAAGATAAGAAGGAAGAGCTCTATGCTCTTCAATTTCCTTCCGCGTTGGAGGGGGCATTGGCCTTTTCTGAGGAGACCTTTCGTCAATTCTTCAAACGGTTTCTCCAGAGTGACTCGCTCCCCTCCCTGCAATGGCTGCAGGGTCAGAAAACAATGGCAATCTCCTCCTCTCGGCTTTCCGTGCTAGAGGACCATCCGCTTTTGCGCTGCCAGCAGGGAACCTGGTATTTTTGGAACGGTGACAACGGTAGCCTTCCACTGCCTGAATGGGCTACCCACTATTTGCTGTTATACGTGCTGAGCATGCTCTCCCGATACGACACCGAGTGCTGGGGGGAATTAGTGTTGACGCACTCTTATTCAGAGCAGTTTTTGATCGAAACCTTTCTTGATTATCATGAAAAGGTGTTTGCTACGGTTATTATGGGGCAGATGCAAAAAAACAACACCTGA